The DNA segment TAACGACGCCGTGGCGTTTCAGGACTCTCCACATACAAGCAGTcaacattttattcatttattcaaacCATATCATTCAAACGCATTTTAGCAGCACATCTTTATGATGACACACGGTAGGTTAGCCTGGATCTGCAACCGGGACAAACTCTAACTCTACTGTAGAGAACTGCTCCCAGCCCGTTTTAAATCCGATCTGCTTATTAAAACCTCCCATAAATAACACACTCTGCTTCATCTGCAAATAAGAAGCAATGCACTGTGTATAAACGTGACGAAGGACAGCCTCGCACATACAGGGCTGGATGAAGGAGGTCGGACCGTCAGGAGTATGACGGCTACTTGGTGGTGCTGATATTCAGGTAGAAGTGAGGGAACCTGATCTCTATCTGCTGGGTCTGTAGCCATCGTGAGCCCCAACGCGTCTCCTTAAACAGAAGAATTTCTTAACGGAATCATCGGAATTAGCTCAATCTGGCCGTTGCCGGCTCTAATAGGTGGTTTAGGAGTAGACAGAGACGTGCTGGAGTGGTAATCGATGGGGCGCTACAGGGGGGGGCAGATAAAGATCAGACTAACACTGGCATACTGTAAAATACCTGCCAAACCACAGAGGAGCTGAAGCTGCTCGTTTTTCTGGGAACTGAAGGTGAGGTGAGGAAGAGACGAgtggagagcgtgagagagagtgagagagagaaatcagaggaggagaggaagccTAGTGCACCTCAGGTCATTGGGTTTCTGACTCGGGTTCagcaggctgctgctgctgctgctgctgctgctgttgttctgCAGGCTATATCAGACCCCCGTCCTGCGCCGTGTTGTAGGAGCCACagctgctgcacttcatccccAAAACATGGAAGGGAACGGTACAGTGGCACTGGCAGTCGTTACACAGGatctgctaacacacacacacacacacacacacacacacacacacgcggcATAATCTGAGTGAATGAACACACTGGTGTCTATAaacctacgcttcctgtagtaaCAGCTGGACTGAGGCTGCAGTACCTTGACTGTAGCATGCTGGTACTCTGGGGGCATCGGAGACTGGGCAATCTCCATGTCTTTCTGCTCCCAGTAGTCCTCCATGTTAAACACGGAGTGCATGCACAGAGGACAGCGGTAGGCACTGAAACACATACACCAGGAGGGCATGACCACAGTCTTCGTATTATCACGTTATTTTAGAAATGATAGAAACACTGACATTAGCTTGTGACTACAGGCAACACGACACTCACCCGGTCTTGCACATCTCCTCGAAGCAGGTCCTTCACATAAACGAAAGAAGTCAAATATCAGAAGCAGTTAAATATCTGCAGCAGAAGAGGGCATGGCTGGGCATGTGAGCTACATAGGCACTAACTTGTGCAGTAGATGACCGCAGGACAGGACGTGGGCTCCGATCCTGGACGTGTGGATGTCCTCCATGCACACGGGACAGTTCTGCCTGGACACGTTCTCCACACactgaaacaacaacaaccaccagcAACATCAGCACGAGCTGGACTACGAAGCCTGGACAACATCCGAGCTTAAAGAGCAGAACGTCATCCTGGTTTATCGATTTTAGCACCAACTATCAGTGTGAGGACACTTTTCCCACCTTGTGGTTCCCCTGAAGGTCGCTGACTAAGCACAAGTTACACTTCAGACAGTGGAAGTACTTCTCTCTGGGACCGATCctaacagaacagaacacaaagaCACAGCAAAGACGTCAGCCTTCAAATGAGCAGCAGAGAGAGTACTGACACTCatcactcaggtagaagtgagtggagatacgagggtttaaaagacttctatagaagctgaagaatcaactgaagctttttactccagtaaaagtgtaaaagtactggttacagaacgacttcaagtagaaaagtaaaagtaatggaaggaaaacaaagaccgaaagcttaggccgctccacaggggtctatagtgcactacccccccccctcccaaaaccccatttctctaaaagtcataatgaggagaatgatctattaaaatgttgatgttaaaaatgttgggctgcactaggctcctgtttcagctgcagatctgcccattgaaaatgaagcatttcagtaatatcagctctattaaaggagcgtctctgtgctctactgagcatcaacatgagcttcatggaggaaaatatgaggagtcgttgtctagaagttttgtaaagctgcagaaagtcagacttcagaggcgtgtgacggcgggggctcagtcgggacgtttcaccgcagctctcttgagtctctgccacggacacagtcttcatactagactacagacgtctgctgtgagctcgctggagagtgacgggacgtgtgcaggtgtgatggatctcttataaaccaatagggagtcagaatggagtctgtttatacttctcatccaatcacaaCTAGGGACgtcagaaaagctcctgtaggtgtcccaatacttctgtccataagGTGTAAGTAAGAGCAGGAACAGGAGAGGAATAAGGAGGTGTGCTGCATGCGTTTGCCCTCACCTGCAGATTCCACAGGGCTGGCAGTGGTACTGCTTCTTGTTCTTATCAAACAGGTGACAGATATCACAGTAGTACTCCCCAAACTGCACCCCGCAGGCTTCACACAGCTGCTGCGCCTGAAACACACACCTGACTTATGGGCAGAGGGCTTTACGTCACACATCATGACTGAACCTTCAGCTCAGCGCATTTCAGCGCTCCGCCACCTGCGGCTGGTTTTGTGAAGCGACCTCAACACCATCGGCCAGACGAGTTCATAAAGGTCCTTACCTGCTGGACGCGGTGACACACCGCACACCTGACCTCCTTCACCTGAAAGCGGTCCATCTGGTGATCCTCCTCAGCATCGTGGCAGAGCCTGCACACATAGAACTTCCCACAGCAGGGCGCCtgaggagacacacacacacacacacacacacacacacacacacacacacacagagagagagaaacaattcatagtgagagctagccaggcttcaggacagcctccaaacatggtggaggtagttccaCACACAGTGACTCCAACTAAATTACAAAACAGCGTACAGTGAGACCTAGCCAAGCCTAAggacagcctccaaacatggtggaggtagttccaCACACAGGTACTCCAACTAAGACCCCTAAATTACAAAACAACCTACAgtaagagctagccaggcttcaagacagcctccaaacatggtggaggtagttccacacactgttacagctcacaataagagctagccaggcttgaggacagcctccaaacatggtggaggtagttccaCACACAGGTACTCCAACTAAGACCCCCAAATTACAGTATAAATAGCAGGGGTCCTGAAGAACATGGTTTCCAGTCCCTGTGTTCTAGATACAGAGAGGGGAAATGGCTAAACGCGGGGAGAGGTTGCCGGCACTCCAGTTTACACACTGAACACCTCTCAGtaacagtaaaataataaaaaataaccaaTTTTAGAACTAATCCTTCTACCGATGTAGCATTTTAGCCTGCCCAGAGCACGAGGGGGTgttcacagcagcagcagcagcagcgatgTACACCAGTGGCTTCttctagctaactagctaatgttagcttagCCAACTCCAGCTAGCTACCTGTGCTCAGCAACTCCCCGTTTACTCGAATAAAACGCGGTTTTACTGCGTTTCTGAAGGAAATGTGAGGGAAAGTCGTTGTCCTGGGAGCAGCTGAGGCGCCCAGTCGCGCAGTTAGAGGCTCTGAGCCCCTTTTTCCCCTCAGCCCAAACTCCGCTAATGCTAACAGGCTAACGGGCTAACGGGCTAGCCGGCTACCCGGCGCTGGAAGGCGGAGTGGACGAGCCTGTCCCGCGCTCGCACTAAACCCACACGGCCCTCCAGCTGATTATCAAACAGAAATAAGTCCCAAATGCTGAGAAAGCAGGGCTCACTTTCAGCAAACAGCTGCGGACATAATGCTCACAGCCCACTTCAGCGGCCATGTTCGCCACAAGCCGCTCCAGCTTTATTCCCCCCCGAGAGAGGGCCAGCAGGCTCGCCTCGCAGTGACCTTAAAATGACCACATTAACCATGAGACCGCGGCGGAGGTCTGTGAGACACAAGCTGCTCAAAACCACCTTCCTAAAA comes from the Salminus brasiliensis unplaced genomic scaffold, fSalBra1.hap2 scaffold_120, whole genome shotgun sequence genome and includes:
- the rchy1 gene encoding RING finger and CHY zinc finger domain-containing protein 1 isoform X3, which translates into the protein MDRFQVKEVRCAVCHRVQQAQQLCEACGVQFGEYYCDICHLFDKNKKQYHCQPCGICRIGPREKYFHCLKCNLCLVSDLQGNHKCVENVSRQNCPVCMEDIHTSRIGAHVLSCGHLLHKTCFEEMCKTGAYRCPLCMHSVFNMEDYWEQKDMEIAQSPMPPEYQHATVKQILCNDCQCHCTVPFHVLGMKCSSCGSYNTAQDGGLI
- the rchy1 gene encoding RING finger and CHY zinc finger domain-containing protein 1 isoform X1 translates to MAAEVGCEHYVRSCLLKAPCCGKFYVCRLCHDAEEDHQMDRFQVKEVRCAVCHRVQQAQQLCEACGVQFGEYYCDICHLFDKNKKQYHCQPCGICRIGPREKYFHCLKCNLCLVSDLQGNHKCVENVSRQNCPVCMEDIHTSRIGAHVLSCGHLLHKTCFEEMCKTGAYRCPLCMHSVFNMEDYWEQKDMEIAQSPMPPEYQHATVKQILCNDCQCHCTVPFHVLGMKCSSCGSYNTAQDGGLI
- the rchy1 gene encoding RING finger and CHY zinc finger domain-containing protein 1 isoform X2, with amino-acid sequence MAAEVGCEHYVRSCLLKAPCCGKFYVCRLCHDAEEDHQMDRFQVKEVRCAVCHRVQQAQQLCEACGVQFGEYYCDICHLFDKNKKQYHCQPCGICRIGPREKYFHCLKCNLCLVSDLQGNHKCVENVSRQNCPVCMEDIHTSRIGAHVLSCGHLLHKTCFEEMCKTGAYRCPLCMHSVFNMEDYWEQKDMEIAQSPMPPEYQHATVKILCNDCQCHCTVPFHVLGMKCSSCGSYNTAQDGGLI